In Equus quagga isolate Etosha38 chromosome 14, UCLA_HA_Equagga_1.0, whole genome shotgun sequence, one DNA window encodes the following:
- the LOC124252433 gene encoding olfactory receptor 18-like, translating to MGLSDDPELQPLIFGLFLLTYLVTILGNLLIILVVSSDSHLHTPMYFFLSNLSIADIGFTSTTIPKMMVDIHTHSRVISYVGCVTQMSIFTLFGCLDNLLLTAMAYDRFVAICHPLHYSVIMNPGLCGLLVLVSFFISLLYSQLHSLMVSQLTFFMYVEIPHFFCDPSQLFNLACSDTSTNNALIYFMGAILGGVPLTGIFFSYTRIVSATLRVSSTVGKYRAFSTCGSHLSVVCLFYGTALGVYLSSVASHSPKKSAVASVMYTVVTPC from the coding sequence ATGGGCCTCTCAGATGATCCAGAACTACAGCCTTTGATCTTTGGGCTCTTCCTCCTCACGTACCTGGTCACCATATTGGGGAACCTGCTCATCATCCTGGTGGTCAGCtctgactcccacctccacacccccatgtacttcttcctctccaacctgTCCATAGCTGACATCGGTTTCACCTCCACCACAATCCCCAAGATGATGGTGGACATCCACACTCATAGCAGAGTCATCTCCTATGTGGGCTGCGTGACTCAGATgtctatttttactctttttggaTGTTTGGACAATCTACTCTTGACTGCAATGGCCTATGACCGGtttgtggccatctgtcacccCCTGCACTATTCAGTCATCATGAACCCAGGCCTATGTGGCCTCCTGGTTTTGGTGTCTTTTTTTATCAGTCTTTTGTACTCTCAGCTGCACAGTTTGATGGTATCACAACTTACCTTCTTCATGTATGTGGAAATCCCTCATTTTTTCTGTGACCCTTCTCAGTTATTCAACCTTGCCTGTTCTGACACCTCCACCAATAACGCATTAATCTATTTTATGGGTGCTATCCTTGGTGGTGTTCCACTCACAGGGATCTTTTTCTCTTATACTCGAATTGTTTCTGCCACTCTGAGAGTGTCATCCACAGTTGGGAAGTACAGAGCCTTCTCTACCTGTGGCTCTCACCTGTCAGTGGTTTGCTTATTTTATGGAACAGCCCTTGGTGTATACCTCAGTTCTGTTGCTTCACATTCCCCCAAGAAGAGTGCTGTGGCCTCAGTGATGTACACTGTGGTCaccccatgctga